CTCCCATAAACCCCATTCTCCTCAttgctccctcctgcaggcccAGAGGATGAAGGCTCACCTGTGAGGACGTTCTGGACACGGTCATAGTGTGTGAAGCTGTAGTTTGTCCTGGCTGAGGCTGAAGAGTCCTTGGGCAGGGTCTCCCTCAGGTGAACCTCAAGGCCATTTAGGGaggccaggctgctgtggtactgcaggcagagggaaaggaaaagctcaGAGCCTCACCTGGGCTTCAAGGAGGTTCTGGAAGGAGTTCAGGTGACAGAAGGACCGGACCCTTCCTCGCTCTGCTGTCCAGGCTCCCACCTAAAATGGCTCGGAAATTTTGGATGGAACAGACAAGTCACAGAGCTCCCAAGGGAGGGAACAGAAAAGTCACAGAGATCTCAAGGCAGTGATGGGGTTCTgggcaacctggtccagtgggagctgtccctgcccatggcaggggttggaacaggatgggctttaaggtccctcccaacccaaaccagtctggggtTCTATGACTCAGAAAAGGGCCCTCCAACCTGACAATCACCCTTTAAGCCACCTGATGCTACTAATTACAGGAAAATGCAAGGCCCCATTAATTTACCATCAACCATGACTCTCCAGGGCTCATTTCACATGATTTACAGCCCCAGCAAGGGACATTCCTCTGCTTACACCGggcagcacaaacacacacaataAAGCACTGAATGAATGCCAAGCTGCTATTCTGGATGGATTTTCAGTAGTCCAGAGGCCCTGGTCATGCTGaggctccctgggcacaggcagggcataGGCAGGGGTCCCCCACCACTCCTGGGAAGATTAACTCCATAATCCTCACCCTGCCAATGAGCTTTTCCCTACTGGGGAGAGGATCAAGCCTTTGTTCAGCAGGATGGCAGTGCCTGGCCTATCCTTGACCCCTGTCATGgcacagattttccttttcgTGCAGTGAAATGAAGGGATAAGACctaaagagcagcaggaggtgagGCCAAGAGCCTCCCACTCCACAGGGAAAGTCTGGGATGGAATCCACCCTCCCAGAGGTTCACAGCTGCACAAGCAGCATATTTTACCCTTCTTTGGTGCCATTTGGGGGCCTCAAAGCATTCAAAAAACACATTAATAGTAACTAAGCTTTGACATCCCTGAGAGTGGAGGATCATTTTTAACCTACAGATAAACAAAGGGACAGACAAGCTGAGGTTGTGCCTCAAatccaccagcagcagagcccagctgctcctcctcgtGGGACAATGGGGCATGCAGGGCCCCTCTCCTCAGGGATAACACACCTGCACCCATGGGAGGGTGTAGCAGAagagcccaggcacagctgaaTTCCAAGGGAATTGAAAACAAGGGAATGTGAGATGGAAGCAGGATGTCTGGGAAAAGAGGAGCCTAAATGGAATGAGAGCTTGTCAGTGCCAGGGCAAGACATCAGGGAAGATGAACTGTGCAATCCCTGTGCAATAGGGAttcctctctccagcctgaCAATTCCCACCTGCCTGTGTCCCCCCTGCTGTTCCAGACAAGCAGAAAGGGGACAAAGTGCCACGTCTGGTGCAAAGGGCCCTGCCTGCACCTCAGGGCTCAGCTGATCTGGCAGCAATCCCAAGGCAGGCAcatcagccctgctgtgcagagcagacATTCCCCAGCTCCCAGGTGTCCCACAGCTCCGAGGGGAAGGAGCAACCTTGAGGCTCTGCATTAGTCTGAGCTTCCCTCCACCTTCCAGTCTGGCTGGGGAAGGAAATTAGGTTGTTCCTATGGCAACTGGCATATCAAACAGGGCTCTGCAGCTTTGACTCAGCTCCTGGTAGGGAGGCAGaggccaggcagcagctctgcagctgatgCTTCACAGGAAACACGGGGGGCCAGCacatcctgcccctgcagggtgggagCGGGAGGGAGTCTGGGCACCCAAATCCCACCACAGGGAGATTAGGGATTGCTCTGGTGTTACCCAGGTGCAGTGCCCACACGGCATCATggcatccctgtccccagccccagggagcagcctggaggCTCCCACAGCCAAGGGAACCCCTCTGGGTCCTGCTGCCAACCACGTCTGCGGTGCTCCCTGAGGGAGAGGCGATGACACACAGGCTGGGGCTTTAACACACCCAAAAACCACGGAACCCACGGGGATCCCCAGCgaatcccagctccagcagaggcCCCTGGCAGCCCGCGGGTGTCTGTCACACCCCCACGCTCTGCTCCGAGCCCGGCAGTGCcagacaacagcagcagcaccgggAGCCGCCTGTGAGACACGGCtggccccgctccgctccgccaGCTCCCACGCAGCCTGCCGAgcctgccacagctcccagcaggtgATGGAGGCACCAGGAGCACGAttcagcactgcctgctcagcTGTGAGCCCCGTGCCCCCCAGCAGCGGGGCAGAGCGTTCCCACTCACCACGTCCTGCACGGCGCCGCGGTCGCAGCTCAGCCGCTCCTCAGCCAGCAGCGACAGCACCAAGCCCTGGATGCAGTGAACGTagaggctcagctgggctggctcgccccctgtgccacccagcctgtccctgctgcctggaCACGGCCTGTCCACTGCAGGGGCATTGGGCAGagcctcctggagctctgggagcagTGGCTGCCTCCTGttgtggagctgtgtgtgtccAGCAGGGCCTGGACAGTCCAAGCCCCAGCCGTGGTCACCAGCTGTGCTGTCACTTCCCCCAGACACACGGTCCTGGCTTGCAGTCCATGGCTTGTCCTCCTCACTGGATTTTCTCAGCTcctgggcaggagagggaacagctgggctgtggctgactgaaagggaattttgggaagcACAGTGACCAACGTCAGAATCCACAGGGgattcccccttgtcctggctCTCCTGCTCGCAGGAGTAAGggttgggaaaggaaaaaccttCCAGGTATGGACCTGTAGTCCAAGTACATTCAGTCTGGAGTGAGGAAGGgcttgggagctgctctgcGTCGCTCTCTGAGGGGAAGGATATtttcctgctgagctctgagcttTCACTGCTTGCTTCACTCAGGTTTGCAGCTGAAGAATCCCTTGTGCCGGCTCCCATTCCAGAAAAGTCCATCAGAGGACTTGCAGGGCTGCTTAGCTGCACAGCATCTCCAGGGGCAGATGTTTCTGATGCGTCCTTATGGGACTTCTGCACCGAGATTCCATCCAGGGCTTGGTTTTCACGAGCTCCTGTTGATTCTGGAactgcctgggagcagagagcaCTGTCCTCTCCTTTGGGGCCTGCTGGGGACATGGGTGACCTAGAGGGAGATGAAAAGTGGATGAAACACTGAGCAGGATCTGTGTGGAGTTATCCCATGGCTGCTAACCCCACTGGCTCCTGGCACTGATCAATGGCTGATCACTGATCAATGGCTGATCCACCCCTGCTACAAGGAGACCTGGGAAAAGGATGGGCCGAGGTCTGACACAGGTGAAAAGCCTGGGAATCTCACCCTGCAGGCTCCTGGGAATGTCCCTGCCTTGTCCACAAAGCTGTGAGCTGAGGGCCaagagctcccagctgctctggggaagcagctctgctccaggctgctcccagcaggaataTGGATATGGAATTCTGCCCAGCCTGAGGGGCTCAGGCAGCTCCAAAGGCAGTGACAGAGCCTGAGTTAGCTCCAGGGAGAACAGTGACAATGGCAACAGGGACACAATGTGAGCTCCTGCTGTGAATCCTGCCCCTGGGTCAGGCTGGTCTCCTACCTGGCCATCCACTCCACGGGGAAGTCCTGGAGAGCAGAGACCTCCTCTGCAGTGAGGAACACGGGCAGCACTCGGACACCCGGCGGCAGCAGAGGCTCTGCAAGAGCAGGGGAGGATTCAACAAACATGGTCCAGCTTAAAACCACAATCCaaactgtcacagacatgttttataaaaaatccttttgacaggatttttcataaaatatgaattatgaaatatttttcgGAAAACTCTTttgacaggattttttttcctgagaagctggaggcctcagaaattaaatgtaaacattgattatctgctgctgtgaaatgcaacaggtgcatctgtgattggttcatgtgAGTTTTttctacttgatgaccaatcaGAGGTCCAGCTGTGATGGAATTCTGGTCAGTCACAAAactttattatcattcttttctattcctttctagccttctgatgaaatcctttcttctattcttttagtatagttctaGTACaccattttttcttaattatatatcataaaataataaatcagccttctgaaacatggagtcaagattctcatctcttcccttatTCTGGGACCCCcgcaaacaccaccacaccaaACTCCATGATCCTGCATCCCAACTgagctgggcagcctgttcccagcATTTTCCCATCCCTCCATGCCTGACACAGTTAAATTTCCCCTCAGTGTCTCCATCCTGGCAGATCATCCCCACACTGATGCTGAGAGAGAGGGGATGGCTGGAGGTTTGGACTGCAAGCACCAGCCATCTGTTGTcaggggctggcagtggccaAGTGGCCACATGAGGAACTGGAACTAAGGCTGGGAATCTGCAGAATCTGGAATCAAACCCAAAAGAGCAAACcccagcagaaggagctggTTCTGAtcacacagcacaggctggcTGGTGGCAGCAACACCCTCTGGGATATTCTGGAGctcctccagcacccagcacagcttggGTGTGAATCCCAGAGAGCCAGCCCGTGCTCCCATGCAGGGAAGGCAGCCCAAAGGATGCAGCTGGATGCTCaccaggctcctgcagctcctcagctccagGCTCACTCTGCAACAAAAGCCAAAAATCAGCTCTGTGCATGGAtcagggacaccaggacaccTCTGTCACCCTCCCAGTCCCCCAAGGCTGCAGCAGACCCCACACCACCCTCCCTAGCAAACTCTGGGACTGTTTGGTGCTGGGAAGTGTTTTGGTCCTTAGGGAGCTCTCAAAGCCAAGGGGAGCTTCCCAAGAACCAAAATACACCTAAAATTCAGGACAGAGCCCAGATTTATCATCACCACCTGCTCAGGGAACAGAAATTCCCTTCATtcaagcagaagaaaagcaaaggttGCCTTTATATCTGCATACTGATGGCTTTTATAGAACATCTTGATCACATACATACTAATTTTTGACAAGttttaaagcaaatgaaaactgcTGTTTGTCAGAGACTCATTTGGTGGATTTCCCAGTAAATACCAAAACTTGTGTAAAAAGCCAGTCAAAACACCACATAAATGAGAACTCATGAATTCAGtaagactgaaaaaagaaagctaATTCCTAGTGCAGAAATATTGGAACCTTTTTAAATCATGAGTAATAAAAGCTTTAAGCATCATCACCAATATTTGTCCTTCCCCATGGTGACACATGCCAGATCTGTGTGACAAGAGCTCCCACAGCACATCCTCACGGGAATCTGCTTTCAGGGAATGTGCTCAGTGCCATACCTGGCCTGGGgactggctgccctgcaggaggacTTTGGCAGTGAgtggaggtggcagctgggtgCTCACAATCCTGAAAGGACAAAGCAAAGTCAGACaagcacagaatggtttggcttgaGAGGGAACTTCCAGATCATCAGCTCAGACAACTCTGATGGCATTTGGTGACAAAATGTCTCTACCAGACAGAACCAGAGGCACAGTGTGACACACCCTGGTGCAGGACAAGGCTCCCAAGTCCCTCCTCAAGTCAAATGCTCAGGTCCCTTCACTCTCAGGTGCTGCAGTGACTCACTCCAGTGTCCTGCCTGCAGCTATGAGGTCACTCCCTGGCAGATGCTCTCCCTGTGGCACATTTCCAGTGCCTGTAAAAGGTGTCACTGGAAAAGCTCATGCCAATGAAAAATGGCACTCGAGCGCTGCTGCCAAGGAATTCTCGGAATTCCCCACCTCCTGTCTTTCAGGGCCACCTTGGAGGCTTTCCTTGAAGTCATTCAGTCATCTTTGATTGAAGGAAGCTGGAATTTCTCATGGGGAATCCTGACTCATCCCCCTGTGCACCTCCTGTCAGTACAGACAGTGGTGCTGGGCAGCAGGTCAGACAAACCCAGGGACACATGGACACACCTGCACTGAACTGCACACCTGTAGAGGGAACACTGCTGGGAGAGCACAACATCCACtcatctcccttttcctgggtgaCTTCTCCCTAAAAAGCCTCAGAAATTCACTCCTCACACCCTGCTGAGTATCAAAAACCAGCAGATTTCTACTAAAACCCAAATCATGAACTCCTTCATGGTG
This is a stretch of genomic DNA from Ammospiza nelsoni isolate bAmmNel1 chromosome 18, bAmmNel1.pri, whole genome shotgun sequence. It encodes these proteins:
- the HPS4 gene encoding BLOC-3 complex member HPS4 codes for the protein MARPAAPGPAPWWNYFFLYDGSKVKEEGDPTSAGICYFYPPQTIPEQQELLCGQMAGVVRCLTEISGAPPSLVRLRKLKFAVVVDGDFLWVLGCAVELADVSCRRLLEQLIGLFTFYHGPVRGAYTTFSQEELSRAWDRYIEHIQKNTSDLHRIFNSLWHLDKTKVDPLLLLKAALILQTCQRSPHVLAGCILYKGLIVSTQLPPPLTAKVLLQGSQSPGQSEPGAEELQEPEPLLPPGVRVLPVFLTAEEVSALQDFPVEWMARSPMSPAGPKGEDSALCSQAVPESTGARENQALDGISVQKSHKDASETSAPGDAVQLSSPASPLMDFSGMGAGTRDSSAANLSEASSESSELSRKISFPSESDAEQLPSPSSLQTECTWTTGPYLEGFSFPNPYSCEQESQDKGESPVDSDVGHCASQNSLSVSHSPAVPSPAQELRKSSEEDKPWTASQDRVSGGSDSTAGDHGWGLDCPGPAGHTQLHNRRQPLLPELQEALPNAPAVDRPCPGSRDRLGGTGGEPAQLSLYVHCIQGLVLSLLAEERLSCDRGAVQDVYHSSLASLNGLEVHLRETLPKDSSASARTNYSFTHYDRVQNVLTANLPHTPGPLDRHFLRAATLIHSDFSQLPTASEVIIRNASTAVYACRNPVQETYFQQLGAPLRNSGVPNPHDSAFSLPSKAKQKLLKHGVNLL